The Synechocystis sp. PCC 6714 genome includes the window CTGTGAGCGGGCTTTGCGGGAAGGCATGATTGTCGATTGGATGCTTACCCATGGCCTAATCCAAGACCGGATGCGTTTCCAGGGAGAAATCCGCCAACGGGGGGTACTAAAAATTGCCCGCAAATACCAGGTGGATCTAGGCTTTGGACAAAGGGTCGCCCAATTTGCCACCAGCTTTTTCGATCAACTGCGGGGAGTATTGCACCATTGGGGCGAAACGGAACGGGAATGGCTCTGGGCCGCCGCTATTTTGCACAACTGCGGCACCTACATCAGTCATTCCGCCCACCACAAACATTCATACTATTTAATTCGCAACGCCGAATTGCTGGGTTACACAGAAATTGAACTGGAGTTAATTGCCAATATTGCCCGCTACCACCGCCGCAGTAAACCGAAAAAACGCCACGAAGATTACATAAAATTGTCCGAACCCCATCGTTTAGCAGTGCGGCAATTGAGTTCTTTGCTACGCTTAGCCGTAGCATTAGACCGTCGACAGGTGGGAGCCATTGAAAGCTTTGACTGTCAGTATGATCAAGATAAACGGCAGTTACATTTGCATATTACGCCCAAAGATCCTGACGATGACTGTGCCTTAGAACTGTGGAATTTGGATTATAAAAAAGTCATTTTTGAAGAGGAATTTAACACTAAAGTAGTGACAACCCTAGCAATTTTGCTCAGATCCAGTCAGGGTTAGGAAAAAGTTTGAAATGCCCCCTGGCCTCCCAACTATGTGGGAAATTCAATTCAAAGTCTCCCCGTATTGCCGTTGCTTGGGTGGGGAGATGTAGGGGAAAACTTAGACTTTTAAAGCCCTCCCTAAAACTAAACTTTCACCTAAGTTAAGGGGAGATTTTTCCGGAGTTATTTATGTAGTTATGGCCAAAAAAGTAGCGGCCCTGGGTTTAGATGTAGGGCGAAAACGCATTGGGGTGGCTGGGTGCGATGGCACTGGTTTGATTGCCACTGGCATTACCACCATTGTCCGCAGTTCCTACGACCAAGACATTGCCCAGATTAAACAATTGGTGGAAGCACGGAATGTTAATCTGCTGGTGGTGGGATTGCCCTACACCATGGCGGGGGAGATTGGCAGTCAGGCTAAACAGGTGCAAAAATTTGCCCGACGGGTGGCGGAGCAGTTAAATTTGCCGGTGGAGTATATGGACGAGCGGTTAAGTTCAGTGGAAGCGGAAAATCAACTCAAAGCCCAAAAGCGTTTTTCTAGCTACAACAAGGGTTTAATTGACCAACAGGCAGCTCAAATTATTTTGCAACAATGGTTAGACCTCCGGCGGGCTAATTTACAGGAAGATAATGATAACTCTGTCCAATAAAACTAGAGGGTAACTGAAAAAATAGTTGCTAGTATTTTTGACATATTGACTAGCCTTTGGCTACGATGGCTATGCCAAACTTGACGTAATTGTTTGCCCTTAAAACTAACTAATGTTATCTAGTATTATCGCCATTCTTCTGCTGGGTTTTTTCGTGGGGCAAATAGCTCGACGGCTCAAACTACCAGCTTTGGTGGGCATGGTGCTAGTGGGCATTATTCTCGGGCCCCAAGTGGGCGATCGCCTGAGTCCGGCCATGTTGGTCTTGGCGGATGATCTACGCACCATAGCAGTGATGGTGATTTTAATGAAAGCAGGGTTAGGACTAGACCGGGAAAAACTTAAGCAACAGGGTTCCGTTGCCCTCCGATTGGGATTTTTGCCCGCCAGCCTAGAGGCGATCGCCGTGGCGCTGATGGCTATGGTTCTGTTTCAATTTGACTTTGCCACGGGCTTATTGCTGGGGTGCATTATTGGGGCGGAATCCCCCGCGGTGATCGTCCCCGGTATGTTACGGCTCAAAAGTTTAGGCTGGGGAGTGAAAAAAGGTATTCCCGACGCAATTCTGACCGGCAGTGCTTTATCCGATGTCTTGCTTTTATTAGTTTTCAGTTTACTACTGGCTTTTTTAACCCAGGGGGAAGCAGAGGGTTTTAGGGTGGGGAATATCAGCCTCAGTCCGTTACAGTTATTGCCTTTGCAGATTGTTTTACAAATTGGTTTGGGGATTGTCTGCGGTGGGGTCATGGCCAAAATTTTGGTATCTTTGTTAGCCAAGCAAAATTGGACGCAAACGGCGGTGCAGGATGGTTTGGTGGCCGCATCCCTAGCCTTATTTTTAGTAGTATCCGCTACCCAGTTGCCCATTTTTTCTGGTTATTTAGCGGTCATGACCACAGGCTTTTTTCTCATTGAACTAGATAGTCCTTTGGCCCGGAGATTGCGGGGAAGCTTTGATGGGCTATGGACGATCGCCGAAATTTTTTTATTTGTGCTGTTGGGGGCAAGTATTCAATTGTCGGTGTTAGAAAGTAGCTTATTACCGGGCCTGCTCCTGTTAATGGTGGGAACATTGCTGGGAAGGGGATTGGGTTGGTACATTTCCACGTTGGGGAGTAATTGGAATAATCGGGAAAAATTATTTTTACTGCCGGGAAATTCCGCTAAAGCCACGGTGCAAGCTGCCCTGGGCGCTGTACCACTAACCCAAGGTATTGCCGGAGGAGAAGTTATTTTAGCCATGGCGGCCCTATCTATTCTGGTTACTGCACCGTTGGGAGCCTGGGCCATTCCCACCTTTGCCCCCAAGTTATTGCAGAAAGGGGCAGTGGACCCCACCAAGGTAACCGTTAGTCAATCCTTGACTATTTTGGCCGCAGTGGATACCTCGGCGATCGCCAAATCGGTTTTAACCAAAGCGGCTGAATTGGCCCGCCGTAATGATGCCAGGGTAATCGTTCTGCACGTAATCCAGTTGGAGGATCCCCCTGGGATGGAAAGGCTACGGGGACAAACAAAGGAAATTTTGGCTGATATTCGCCATCAATGGATTGCCACCGAGGGAGTAGTGGCCGAGCAAATTCTCCGCATTGCCCAGGAACAGGGAGCAGGGGAAATCATCATTGGCAAGCGGGGGCACAGTGTTTTGGATGACCTACTATTGGGTTCCGTTTCCCGATACTTGTTAGAAACCAGCGTTCTACCGGTTATGGTGGTGGAATTGGAGGATTGGGTTAGGCCATCTCCAGCGCCATTGAGTTAGGCTAGTCACCGTCCATGTACTACGCTGAGCAGTTAACCATTTACGTTACCGAGGGCGATCGCCTGGGGGGAAAACTTCTTTATCAGGCCTTAATTGAAGAAGCCCGCCAACTTGGTTTAGCCGGGGTAACAGTCATGCGTACAGCCATTGGCTACGGCCCCCGAAGTCGTCAGATTGCAGTGGATTGGACCCTGGAATTGGCCCCGCAAATGATTATGGTGCTAGTGGTTATTGATCAACCAACGGCGATCGCCAGATATGTTGCCAAATTACAAGCCTTAATTAAAAAGGGTTTAGTGACCAAAGAATTGGTGCAAATCGTACACCATGCCCCCATTGACCAAAACCCAGAAACTTTTTCCCCTTTGCTTGAGCAATCTGCCATGGATAACTTTAACAATTCCAACAATGCCGACCAAGCCACAGACTATGAAAAATTAACCATTTACGTGGGGGAAGCGGACCAATGGCAGGGACGGGCTGTGCATTTAGCCCTAGTACAAGAAGCCCGACGCTTGGGCATAGTAGGGGCTACGGCGGTGCGGGGGGCCACTGGCTACGGTAAGCATAATCAGGAAAGGGTGATGTTACTGGGGATTATTGAACTATCTGCTGACCTACCAGTTGTTCTAACTTTCATTGACCAGCGGGAAAAGATTGACCAGTTTTTGCCCATTGTGCAAGAAGCTGTACAAGGGGGAATTGTTTTGCGAGATGCGGTCAATGTGGTTCACCATGTCCCCAGCCATTAAATTATCGGCAAATTACCAGGTAACTTTTCCCCGCAGACCCTCGATCTTACTAGGGCCAATACCTTTAACTCGCCCTAAATCTTCTAGGGAGGTGAACGCCTTTTGTTCCCTGGTGGTAATAATTTTTTCAGCGGTGCTGGGGCCAATACCCGGTAAACTTTCCAGTTCCTCCTGACTACCCCGATTAAGGTTAACTAAACGATTCGGGGTGGCCTTGGCCAAAGGTTTAGGACTGGGTTGGGGATTAGCACATTCCTGTTCCTGGCGCTCAATACGGGCTTGTACTGTGGGGGGTAAACCGTATTCCGCAATGCCGTAGAGTCGATCTAATTCCCGTTGGTAATGGACTGCTATTTGGGGGTTCCGTAAAACCAACACCGTTTCATCATTGTTATGGTTAGCGGCGGGGGACCAATTGTGGGAACCAGTGATCACAGTATCATCATCCACCAGGGCAAATTTATGATGTAATTTATCCCCCCTGGGTAGGGCCGGTGTCCCGACAAATTCCGTCGCCAAGGGCCAAGGGGCATTACCGGGTTGTTCTAAGCAATTTTCCAATAGGGTTACCCCCAATAAATCCAGTCCTTCGCTGTAGTAACGAAAGGCAAATCCCCGATCAATTAAAGCTTTAACCTCCGTACCGGCCTGAAATCTTTGATTAATCACATTG containing:
- the ruvX gene encoding Holliday junction resolvase RuvX, with product MAKKVAALGLDVGRKRIGVAGCDGTGLIATGITTIVRSSYDQDIAQIKQLVEARNVNLLVVGLPYTMAGEIGSQAKQVQKFARRVAEQLNLPVEYMDERLSSVEAENQLKAQKRFSSYNKGLIDQQAAQIILQQWLDLRRANLQEDNDNSVQ
- a CDS encoding sodium:proton antiporter, which codes for MLSSIIAILLLGFFVGQIARRLKLPALVGMVLVGIILGPQVGDRLSPAMLVLADDLRTIAVMVILMKAGLGLDREKLKQQGSVALRLGFLPASLEAIAVALMAMVLFQFDFATGLLLGCIIGAESPAVIVPGMLRLKSLGWGVKKGIPDAILTGSALSDVLLLLVFSLLLAFLTQGEAEGFRVGNISLSPLQLLPLQIVLQIGLGIVCGGVMAKILVSLLAKQNWTQTAVQDGLVAASLALFLVVSATQLPIFSGYLAVMTTGFFLIELDSPLARRLRGSFDGLWTIAEIFLFVLLGASIQLSVLESSLLPGLLLLMVGTLLGRGLGWYISTLGSNWNNREKLFLLPGNSAKATVQAALGAVPLTQGIAGGEVILAMAALSILVTAPLGAWAIPTFAPKLLQKGAVDPTKVTVSQSLTILAAVDTSAIAKSVLTKAAELARRNDARVIVLHVIQLEDPPGMERLRGQTKEILADIRHQWIATEGVVAEQILRIAQEQGAGEIIIGKRGHSVLDDLLLGSVSRYLLETSVLPVMVVELEDWVRPSPAPLS
- a CDS encoding DUF190 domain-containing protein, with product MYYAEQLTIYVTEGDRLGGKLLYQALIEEARQLGLAGVTVMRTAIGYGPRSRQIAVDWTLELAPQMIMVLVVIDQPTAIARYVAKLQALIKKGLVTKELVQIVHHAPIDQNPETFSPLLEQSAMDNFNNSNNADQATDYEKLTIYVGEADQWQGRAVHLALVQEARRLGIVGATAVRGATGYGKHNQERVMLLGIIELSADLPVVLTFIDQREKIDQFLPIVQEAVQGGIVLRDAVNVVHHVPSH